One stretch of Pararhizobium qamdonense DNA includes these proteins:
- the ldtR gene encoding transcriptional regulator LdtR, whose amino-acid sequence MNTKMKPQAVTVKDPHEDAIRSLYMESLHLVERLHRRLLDVVKDEFDRSGRSDVNAVQALLLFNIGNSELTAGELRSRGYYLGSNVSYNVKKLVDLGFINHQRSRVDRRSVRISLTDEGQEIAETVAKLYERHIGSIQKVGGIGTDEFGQMNKLLQRLDRFWNDTMLYKL is encoded by the coding sequence ATGAACACCAAAATGAAACCGCAGGCCGTTACCGTCAAAGATCCCCACGAAGATGCGATCCGTTCGCTCTACATGGAATCCCTTCACCTGGTTGAGCGTCTTCACCGCCGCCTGCTCGACGTCGTCAAGGACGAATTCGACCGCTCGGGCCGCTCCGACGTCAACGCCGTCCAGGCGCTTCTCCTCTTCAACATCGGCAATTCGGAACTGACCGCCGGTGAACTGCGCTCGCGCGGTTACTATCTCGGCTCCAACGTATCCTACAATGTTAAAAAGCTGGTTGATCTCGGCTTCATCAATCACCAGCGCTCGCGCGTCGATCGCCGCTCGGTCCGCATCAGCCTGACCGACGAGGGCCAGGAGATCGCCGAAACGGTTGCCAAGCTCTATGAACGCCATATCGGTTCGATCCAGAAGGTCGGCGGCATCGGCACCGACGAGTTCGGCCAGATGAACAAGCTCCTGCAGCGCCTCGACCGCTTCTGGAACGACACCATGTTGTACAAGCTCTAA